In one window of Desulforhabdus amnigena DNA:
- a CDS encoding cobalamin B12-binding domain-containing protein, whose product MSGDRKLRILIAKPGLDGHDRGARIIARAFRDAGFEVVYTGCHQTPEQIVHTALQEDVDIIGLSILSGAHTYSFPRVMELLKENNAEDITVIGGGIFPIEDIPKLKAVGIKEIFEPGARLEDITNWVKTNVQPRQALQA is encoded by the coding sequence ATGAGCGGAGACAGGAAACTGCGTATATTGATCGCCAAGCCGGGACTTGACGGCCATGACCGTGGAGCTCGTATCATAGCGAGGGCTTTTCGTGATGCAGGATTTGAAGTCGTGTACACGGGATGCCATCAGACCCCCGAACAGATTGTCCACACCGCCCTTCAGGAGGATGTGGACATCATAGGTCTCAGCATTCTATCCGGCGCCCATACTTATTCCTTTCCACGCGTTATGGAATTGCTCAAGGAAAACAATGCGGAAGACATCACGGTCATTGGGGGAGGAATTTTTCCCATTGAAGATATCCCGAAGTTGAAGGCTGTCGGCATAAAAGAAATTTTTGAACCCGGAGCGAGGCTGGAAGATATAACCAACTGGGTGAAGACCAACGTGCAGCCGCGCCAGGCATTGCAGGCGTAA
- the meaB gene encoding methylmalonyl Co-A mutase-associated GTPase MeaB, giving the protein MSIIEQIIAGDVRATARLLRDIDDQASSARSILKDLYPHTGKAYIIGLTGSPGVGKSTLVDQLAMRFRKENLTVGILAVDPTSPFTGGAILGDRIRMQRHFLDPGVFIRSLATRGHFGGLTRSTNDMINVLDAMGKDIILVETVGVGQDEVEIANSAHTTILVTIPGMGDEVQAIKAGIMEIGSIFVVNKADREGSRKTIRELRNIIELGLRRKEDSGWEPLIVETEAVKGRGIEELYQAIEKHREYLLANDKGQLDIVLQKRARNQLIEILRDEALKVILQRIESRGVSLESLVQKVKDKEADPYSLVHEVLQEELK; this is encoded by the coding sequence ATGAGTATTATTGAACAAATTATAGCCGGAGACGTCCGGGCAACAGCGCGTCTGCTTCGGGATATCGATGATCAGGCGTCGTCGGCACGCTCGATTCTCAAGGACCTTTACCCTCACACGGGAAAGGCATACATCATCGGTCTTACCGGTTCTCCGGGTGTCGGAAAAAGCACCCTCGTGGACCAGCTCGCCATGCGTTTCAGGAAGGAAAACCTCACTGTCGGCATACTCGCTGTCGATCCCACCAGCCCCTTCACCGGAGGAGCGATACTCGGGGATCGCATCCGTATGCAACGACATTTCCTGGATCCCGGCGTCTTCATCCGCAGCCTGGCAACTCGCGGACACTTCGGAGGTCTCACCCGGTCCACCAACGATATGATCAATGTGCTCGACGCCATGGGAAAGGACATCATTCTCGTGGAAACCGTCGGCGTAGGCCAGGACGAGGTGGAGATCGCCAACAGCGCCCATACCACGATTCTCGTGACGATCCCCGGCATGGGAGATGAGGTACAGGCGATAAAAGCGGGCATCATGGAAATCGGAAGTATTTTCGTGGTAAACAAGGCAGACCGGGAGGGATCCCGCAAGACAATACGAGAACTACGCAATATCATTGAACTCGGCCTGCGCCGTAAAGAAGATTCCGGATGGGAACCTCTGATTGTGGAAACGGAAGCGGTCAAGGGGCGCGGTATAGAGGAACTGTATCAAGCCATTGAAAAGCACCGGGAATATCTCCTCGCAAACGACAAAGGCCAGTTGGACATTGTTCTCCAAAAACGGGCGCGGAACCAGCTCATAGAAATCCTGCGCGATGAAGCTCTCAAGGTAATCCTGCAGCGTATCGAATCTCGAGGTGTGTCACTGGAAAGCCTGGTCCAAAAAGTGAAAGACAAAGAAGCCGACCCCTATTCCCTTGTACATGAGGTGCTTCAAGAAGAACTCAAGTAG
- a CDS encoding IS4 family transposase, with product MIPVENMDIKLDDATLLLKAKETGFMKRIRKFNPFDFIKALCLMTLYSTVSLEVFATILGFVAGSCISKQSLWERITPKCVAFVRSVLMSLMFRASSLEPLTAKGAFSRFKRVLLQDSTTINLPESLVRFFPGSGNQTGKVQAIMKIQVIHDLLSQTCLHFGLSGFRRNDQKASADILNFARPGDLVIRDLGYFVLNIFRLFTRQGIYFLTPYQHNVNYYTEDGERLDLLKLLKKHPIVDTMIVAGATERLPVRLVASPVPANIAQIRRRKLLKKDRRSNPTKEQLELLGWDIFLSNVGEDIWDSLTACRIYGIRWRIEILFKAWKSHFHLNSLPQKGSKSYIELLVYSRLVFITLFQSFFAEFSAYAYATEGKHLSLLKFAQFIQEHIWALILLFHSSQMPNLFLEQLLRHCAYESRHERKNYHEKLSNFLT from the coding sequence TTGATTCCTGTTGAAAACATGGACATTAAACTCGATGACGCAACTCTTTTGCTCAAAGCCAAAGAAACTGGCTTCATGAAGCGCATCAGAAAGTTTAATCCATTCGATTTCATAAAGGCTCTCTGCCTTATGACTCTCTACAGCACAGTCAGTCTTGAAGTATTTGCCACAATTCTGGGGTTTGTTGCAGGCTCTTGCATCTCAAAGCAATCCCTCTGGGAGAGGATAACCCCCAAATGTGTTGCTTTTGTGCGCTCAGTGCTCATGTCACTCATGTTTAGAGCATCCAGCCTGGAACCTCTCACAGCCAAAGGGGCATTCAGTCGTTTCAAGAGGGTTCTCCTCCAGGACAGCACTACCATTAACCTGCCCGAGAGTCTGGTTCGTTTCTTCCCCGGCTCAGGTAATCAGACGGGAAAGGTGCAAGCAATCATGAAAATTCAAGTCATCCATGATTTGCTCTCGCAGACTTGCCTTCATTTTGGGTTAAGTGGTTTTAGAAGAAACGATCAGAAAGCCTCTGCCGATATTCTTAACTTTGCCAGGCCAGGGGATCTTGTCATCCGAGATCTTGGCTATTTCGTTCTCAACATATTTAGATTATTTACCCGTCAAGGAATCTACTTCCTTACTCCCTATCAGCATAATGTTAATTATTATACAGAAGATGGAGAAAGACTCGATCTCCTTAAACTTCTCAAAAAACATCCTATTGTGGATACCATGATTGTAGCAGGAGCTACGGAGAGACTGCCGGTTAGACTCGTAGCCTCCCCTGTGCCTGCAAACATTGCCCAGATAAGGCGAAGAAAGCTCCTCAAGAAGGACAGAAGGTCCAATCCTACGAAAGAGCAACTCGAACTCCTTGGATGGGATATATTCCTCAGCAATGTTGGGGAGGATATCTGGGATAGCCTGACTGCATGCAGAATCTATGGCATCCGTTGGAGAATAGAGATTCTCTTTAAAGCATGGAAGAGTCACTTCCACCTCAACTCTTTGCCCCAGAAGGGGAGCAAGAGCTATATCGAGCTTCTTGTCTACTCAAGGCTTGTCTTCATCACTCTCTTTCAGTCTTTCTTTGCAGAATTCAGCGCATATGCTTATGCCACTGAGGGCAAACATCTCAGTCTTTTGAAATTTGCTCAGTTTATCCAAGAACATATCTGGGCTCTTATCCTTTTATTCCACTCATCTCAGATGCCAAATCTTTTCCTTGAACAGCTACTCAGGCATTGTGCCTATGAATCACGTCATGAAAGGAAAAACTACCATGAAAAACTCTCTAATTTCTTAACCTGA
- a CDS encoding FG-GAP-like repeat-containing protein: MLHRKFFCKWIILALLLSGASGAGAAEDSQSPVKVAILPFSMHAPSDLAYLQDGIRDMLASRLAWQGKVQVVDRAATTQALHGSKADLSLGEAVKIGSSLKADYVLFGSITAVGQSVSIDAKMAPVSGTGEPLPLYAQTRTLDDVVPQINQFAQQINQKVFSRTTESPQASEADTEESMANRNPELLVPGTMQSGDKISYLNPNFIEVTPESSLRQSGIWRSQTFKGGIVGMDIGDLDGDGVVEVVTVTANELTVYRRQAQGMKTIARFNGDNVDRFLWVSLVDTDRDGKDEIYVTNLRKFIKTRPGGSENIYGADSKEELASFGFTFIDGKLQPSFKNAPYFLNGVELPKRGKVLLGQAKGSVTEGPFRGDIYEMQMRAGDLAALVPANLPSRCNVFNFARADINGDHSDETILIDSSNEMLILNSSGDQIWKGDRLFGATTNYFEAKVEDRRYNSVDVYAIPSPILITDLNKDGIPEIVVNRSRDILAKFLPNSMKYFDKSEIVSLSWDQLGLVENWKTRDISGMVTAIRIADMNHDGNTELVGSLVLAKDFLKLWESKSTLFSYDLNVSPQNPAKQ, from the coding sequence ATGTTGCATAGGAAATTTTTCTGCAAATGGATAATCTTGGCTCTATTGCTGTCAGGCGCATCCGGTGCGGGTGCTGCCGAGGATTCGCAATCCCCGGTCAAGGTGGCTATTTTGCCTTTCAGTATGCACGCCCCCAGTGACCTGGCTTACCTCCAGGATGGCATCCGGGACATGTTGGCCTCACGACTTGCCTGGCAGGGAAAAGTCCAGGTTGTGGACCGCGCAGCCACAACCCAGGCGCTTCACGGTTCCAAGGCAGACCTCTCACTGGGTGAAGCTGTAAAAATCGGCAGCAGTTTGAAAGCGGACTACGTCCTTTTCGGCAGTATCACCGCTGTGGGCCAATCGGTCAGCATAGACGCAAAAATGGCGCCCGTTTCCGGCACAGGCGAACCATTGCCTCTCTACGCGCAGACAAGAACCCTTGACGATGTCGTTCCCCAGATCAACCAGTTTGCCCAACAGATCAACCAGAAGGTCTTCTCGAGAACGACGGAATCCCCCCAGGCTTCCGAGGCTGATACGGAGGAATCCATGGCCAATCGGAACCCGGAACTCTTAGTGCCAGGAACCATGCAAAGCGGTGACAAGATTTCCTATTTGAACCCGAATTTTATCGAGGTTACCCCTGAAAGTTCCCTCCGGCAATCCGGCATCTGGAGGAGCCAGACCTTTAAAGGTGGCATAGTAGGCATGGATATCGGGGATCTTGATGGCGATGGGGTAGTCGAAGTCGTTACCGTCACGGCCAATGAGCTTACCGTCTACCGCAGGCAGGCACAGGGCATGAAGACCATCGCCAGGTTCAACGGAGATAATGTGGACCGGTTCCTGTGGGTTTCCCTGGTGGACACCGACCGTGATGGAAAAGACGAAATCTATGTCACCAACCTCAGGAAATTCATCAAGACCCGTCCCGGCGGATCCGAAAATATCTATGGGGCCGATTCCAAAGAAGAACTCGCTTCCTTCGGATTCACTTTTATCGATGGAAAGTTACAACCCTCCTTCAAGAATGCTCCCTATTTTCTGAATGGTGTGGAACTGCCCAAGCGCGGCAAGGTATTGCTGGGCCAGGCAAAGGGAAGTGTCACCGAGGGTCCTTTCAGGGGTGATATCTATGAAATGCAGATGAGAGCCGGTGATCTGGCGGCCCTGGTTCCTGCCAATCTTCCAAGCCGCTGCAACGTATTCAATTTTGCGCGTGCAGATATCAATGGTGACCATTCTGATGAAACCATTCTGATCGACAGTTCCAACGAAATGCTCATTCTCAATTCCTCGGGAGATCAGATCTGGAAGGGAGACCGGCTCTTTGGCGCAACCACCAACTACTTTGAAGCAAAAGTGGAAGACCGCCGTTACAATTCCGTCGATGTGTATGCCATCCCTTCACCTATCCTGATTACCGATCTCAACAAAGACGGCATTCCGGAAATCGTCGTGAACCGGAGTCGGGACATACTTGCCAAATTTCTTCCCAATTCCATGAAGTACTTCGATAAAAGCGAGATCGTTTCTTTGTCGTGGGACCAATTGGGATTGGTGGAAAACTGGAAAACAAGGGATATCAGCGGAATGGTGACCGCCATCAGAATAGCGGACATGAATCATGACGGAAACACCGAACTTGTCGGCAGCCTGGTTCTGGCCAAAGACTTCCTGAAATTATGGGAATCCAAGAGTACTTTGTTCAGCTACGACCTGAACGTCTCACCGCAAAATCCCGCCAAGCAGTAG
- a CDS encoding biotin transporter BioY gives MPVKQLQWIVYASLLAALTAVGAYIPIPIGPVPIVLQNLFVLLAGLLLGGRWGFTSIGIYLLVGAVGMPVFTGGKGGVAHFIGPTGGYLIGFALCAFVTGWISEKASGRTSYDILAVIAGSLLVYVCGVPWLKAVTDMSWNKAVVAGMLPFLMGDALKAALAVILARAIRPVLHRQLEAVSA, from the coding sequence ATGCCTGTAAAACAATTACAATGGATCGTCTACGCTTCACTTCTTGCAGCTCTGACCGCCGTCGGGGCCTACATTCCCATTCCCATCGGTCCCGTTCCCATCGTTCTTCAAAACCTTTTTGTTCTGCTGGCAGGCCTTCTTCTGGGAGGCCGGTGGGGATTTACGAGCATCGGGATCTATCTTCTGGTGGGAGCCGTCGGTATGCCGGTTTTTACAGGAGGGAAAGGGGGAGTCGCCCATTTTATCGGTCCAACGGGCGGCTATCTCATCGGTTTTGCCCTCTGCGCCTTTGTCACGGGCTGGATTTCAGAAAAGGCATCCGGCCGGACCTCTTATGACATTCTGGCTGTCATCGCAGGTTCTCTTCTGGTCTATGTCTGTGGAGTCCCCTGGCTCAAAGCCGTAACCGACATGAGCTGGAACAAGGCGGTGGTTGCAGGGATGCTCCCCTTTCTCATGGGAGACGCCCTCAAAGCCGCTCTGGCCGTTATTCTGGCTCGCGCCATTCGTCCCGTGCTCCATCGCCAACTGGAAGCCGTTTCCGCATGA
- a CDS encoding energy-coupling factor ABC transporter ATP-binding protein, whose product MIRIQDLQYRYPDGTAALKGISLSIPDGEFLLICGPNGSGKTTLIRHLNGLLKPFSGSVDVDGFHVAQSPKEVIKRVGMVFQDADSQIVGETVKEDVAFGPENLGLSPAEVNQRVAAALEMVGLEHVAEKPCHLLSGGEKRRVAIAGVLAMQPHILVFDEPFANLDYSGTRQVLQQIVQLHKEGHTIVMTTHDVEKVIAHVDRIAIVYKGELKALGPPDDIIPQLSAYKVRPPCFSLLGKRAVSWLAD is encoded by the coding sequence ATGATCCGCATTCAAGACCTGCAATACCGTTACCCCGACGGAACAGCCGCCCTGAAGGGAATCAGTCTCTCCATTCCCGACGGCGAATTTTTGCTCATCTGCGGCCCCAACGGCAGCGGCAAGACGACTCTCATCCGTCATTTGAACGGTCTCCTCAAGCCCTTCTCGGGAAGCGTTGACGTGGACGGATTCCATGTCGCACAATCCCCCAAAGAGGTCATCAAGCGGGTGGGAATGGTTTTTCAGGATGCGGACAGCCAGATAGTGGGTGAAACAGTCAAGGAAGATGTGGCATTCGGTCCTGAAAACCTGGGGCTCTCTCCAGCGGAGGTGAACCAGCGCGTAGCCGCAGCCCTTGAAATGGTTGGACTGGAGCACGTTGCCGAAAAGCCTTGCCATCTTCTTTCAGGAGGCGAAAAAAGGCGTGTGGCCATCGCGGGAGTCCTGGCCATGCAGCCGCACATCCTCGTTTTTGACGAACCCTTTGCCAACCTGGACTACAGCGGCACCCGGCAGGTGTTACAACAAATCGTACAACTTCACAAGGAAGGGCATACCATCGTTATGACCACTCATGACGTGGAAAAAGTCATCGCCCATGTGGATCGCATAGCCATCGTCTATAAAGGGGAATTGAAAGCCCTCGGCCCCCCAGATGACATCATTCCACAACTCAGCGCCTATAAGGTGCGTCCCCCCTGTTTCAGCCTGCTGGGAAAGCGAGCGGTTTCTTGGCTGGCCGATTAG
- a CDS encoding energy-coupling factor transporter transmembrane component T family protein, translating into MAGRLAFHYFPGRSLLHRWDARCKFLGLLVLTIGFLHMGTLALTLFSALFAVALTIGGLPWRALLKELTGWLFFLGIIFLLQAFFYPGSEPPLFSWLPLSSKGLHLAVLTCWRLLLILCYATVFTFVTRPKDLQDAIVWFLNPFPFVPARRIAFMMTLTLRFLPLILDQAEEVGMAGRSRLSNQRKNPILRAKYFVLPLFRRSLIRADELALALAARGYREDLPVHLPGIPKGHLMALFLLLLGVLLCSQGIAEHVMKMVKTLI; encoded by the coding sequence TTGGCTGGCCGATTAGCATTCCATTATTTTCCCGGCCGGTCTCTCCTGCACCGTTGGGATGCCCGGTGCAAATTCCTGGGCCTTCTGGTCCTGACCATCGGATTCCTTCATATGGGAACCCTGGCGCTGACCCTCTTTTCCGCGCTCTTTGCAGTTGCTTTGACGATCGGCGGGCTCCCCTGGCGCGCCCTTCTGAAGGAGCTCACAGGCTGGCTTTTTTTCCTGGGAATCATTTTCCTCCTGCAGGCTTTTTTCTATCCAGGAAGCGAACCTCCACTCTTTTCCTGGCTACCCCTGAGCAGCAAGGGATTGCACCTGGCCGTGCTCACCTGCTGGAGGCTGCTTCTCATTCTCTGCTATGCAACGGTCTTCACCTTCGTCACCCGGCCCAAAGACCTCCAGGATGCCATCGTCTGGTTCCTGAACCCTTTTCCCTTTGTGCCGGCTAGGCGCATCGCATTCATGATGACTCTCACCTTGCGCTTTCTGCCCCTCATACTGGACCAGGCAGAAGAGGTCGGCATGGCGGGCAGATCACGACTTTCCAATCAGAGGAAAAATCCCATCCTTCGCGCCAAGTATTTTGTCCTGCCTCTTTTTCGCCGTTCCCTCATCCGCGCCGATGAACTGGCCCTGGCCCTGGCTGCTCGAGGGTACAGGGAAGATCTTCCCGTCCACCTGCCCGGGATCCCCAAGGGGCATCTGATGGCCCTGTTCCTGCTGCTTCTCGGAGTCCTGCTCTGCTCACAGGGAATTGCCGAACATGTTATGAAAATGGTGAAGACCCTGATCTAA
- the thiE gene encoding thiamine phosphate synthase: MNLKERKAMFEQVDVYPVTCERLSAGRSNIAVLEGVIAGGARIIQLREKEYSARDLYQLAVKFREMTLEAGLLLIINNHVDIALAVDADGVHLGQDDLPLPAARKIAPELIIGASTHSVQEAQRAEREGADYINIGPVFPTKTKEGVDYFLGPDAIAEISSKVEVPFTVMGGIKASNMEQVLQKGARRIAMVTEITLADDIAATVKSLREKIRSYC, translated from the coding sequence GTGAATCTAAAAGAAAGAAAGGCCATGTTTGAGCAGGTGGACGTTTATCCCGTAACCTGTGAACGACTGTCGGCAGGCAGGTCGAATATTGCGGTGCTGGAAGGCGTGATTGCTGGGGGGGCTCGAATCATCCAGTTGAGAGAAAAGGAATATTCGGCCCGCGACCTCTATCAACTGGCTGTCAAGTTTCGGGAAATGACGCTGGAAGCCGGTCTTCTGCTCATTATCAACAACCATGTGGATATTGCCCTGGCGGTGGATGCGGACGGGGTCCACCTGGGGCAGGACGATCTGCCGCTGCCTGCAGCGAGAAAAATTGCTCCCGAACTCATTATCGGCGCATCGACTCATTCCGTTCAGGAGGCGCAACGGGCTGAACGGGAGGGGGCGGACTATATCAACATCGGCCCTGTCTTCCCGACGAAAACCAAGGAAGGGGTCGATTATTTCCTGGGGCCGGATGCCATTGCCGAAATCAGCTCGAAAGTGGAGGTTCCCTTCACCGTCATGGGGGGGATCAAGGCTTCCAATATGGAACAGGTGCTTCAAAAGGGGGCTCGCCGCATAGCGATGGTTACTGAAATCACGTTGGCGGATGACATTGCGGCTACCGTGAAATCCCTGAGAGAAAAGATTCGGAGTTATTGCTGA
- the thiS gene encoding sulfur carrier protein ThiS: MKISKQVLRKHKEKGEVIHTMEISVNGEKKNYPGPMTVAELLCELGVNPRAVAVERNLNIVARDDFDKEIVGEGDSIEVIRMVGGG; the protein is encoded by the coding sequence ATGAAAATATCCAAACAGGTCCTGAGAAAACACAAAGAGAAGGGAGAAGTGATCCATACGATGGAAATCTCTGTGAACGGAGAAAAGAAAAACTATCCGGGACCGATGACTGTCGCTGAACTGCTGTGCGAACTGGGGGTCAATCCTCGTGCGGTTGCTGTGGAAAGGAACCTCAACATCGTGGCCCGGGATGACTTTGATAAAGAAATCGTCGGAGAAGGAGACTCCATTGAAGTGATCAGAATGGTGGGAGGGGGCTGA
- the thiH gene encoding 2-iminoacetate synthase ThiH, protein MSFYDEIKEYEWDTIQKSIQNSTREDVERSLAARTLGLEDLIHLLSPAAESFLEEIAQRSHRLTEQRFGKVIHLFAPLYVSNFCTNRCVYCGFNAGNSIERLALTVDEAVEEARVIRDLGFRNILLVSGEAPQIVPTEYFSQLVQRLRPLFPSISIEIYPMPTEDYQALIESGVDGLVVFQETYNEKLYGTFHPSGKKSNYRWRLETPDRGGEAGFRRIGLGALLGLTDWRTETFFLALHGRYLLRRFWKSHVSISFPRLRPAAGAFEPSYPVSDLEMVQMLTVLRLFLPDAGLVLSTRETAFFRDNLIPLGVTSMSAGSRTEPGGYTRAEQAEAQFKISDERPPEVVVEVIRQKGYDPVWKDWDAAFLSS, encoded by the coding sequence ATGAGCTTTTATGATGAAATAAAAGAGTATGAGTGGGATACCATTCAAAAATCGATTCAGAACAGCACCCGGGAAGATGTGGAAAGGTCCCTTGCGGCCCGGACTCTGGGGCTTGAAGATCTGATCCACCTGCTTTCCCCTGCTGCGGAGTCCTTTCTGGAAGAGATCGCTCAGCGGTCTCACCGCCTGACGGAACAGAGGTTCGGAAAGGTGATCCACCTTTTCGCTCCTTTGTATGTGTCCAACTTCTGCACCAATCGCTGCGTTTACTGTGGGTTCAATGCCGGAAATTCCATTGAGCGCCTGGCTCTCACGGTGGATGAGGCGGTAGAGGAAGCCAGAGTGATCCGTGATCTGGGATTTCGCAATATTCTTCTCGTCTCCGGGGAAGCGCCTCAGATCGTACCCACCGAGTATTTCTCTCAGCTGGTGCAGCGGCTGAGGCCTTTGTTCCCATCTATTTCCATCGAAATATATCCCATGCCCACGGAGGACTACCAGGCCCTCATCGAAAGTGGAGTGGACGGCCTGGTTGTTTTTCAGGAGACCTACAATGAGAAGCTCTACGGCACATTTCATCCCTCCGGGAAGAAGAGCAATTACAGGTGGCGCCTGGAGACTCCGGACCGGGGAGGCGAGGCTGGTTTTCGGCGTATCGGGTTGGGCGCCCTTCTTGGATTGACCGACTGGCGCACGGAGACTTTTTTCCTGGCCCTGCATGGACGGTATCTCCTACGTCGATTCTGGAAATCACACGTCAGCATCTCCTTTCCGCGTCTTCGGCCGGCCGCCGGCGCCTTTGAACCCTCCTATCCCGTTTCCGATCTGGAAATGGTGCAAATGCTCACCGTCCTGCGCCTCTTCCTGCCCGATGCCGGCCTGGTTCTCTCCACCCGGGAAACGGCATTTTTCAGAGACAATCTGATTCCGCTGGGAGTTACGAGCATGAGTGCCGGTTCGCGCACGGAACCGGGTGGATATACACGTGCGGAGCAGGCGGAAGCGCAATTCAAAATCTCAGATGAGCGCCCGCCCGAGGTAGTGGTCGAGGTCATTCGGCAGAAGGGCTATGATCCCGTCTGGAAAGACTGGGATGCGGCTTTTCTGTCGTCTTGA
- a CDS encoding thiazole synthase has product MDKPLTIAGRTFGSRLLMGTGKFSSPEVMKKAIDASGAEVVTVALRRVELDNPQDNILSAIDSSRFLLLPNTSGARDADEAVRLARLARAAGCDPWIKLEVTPDPHYLLPDPVETLKAAEILVKEGFVVLPYINADPILAKRLEEVGTATIMPLGSPIGSNRGIRTRDSIEIIIEKATVPVVVDAGLGAPSHVAEAMEMGADAVLVNTAIAVARDPESMARAFKKGVEAGREAYLAGLGRSGRKAEASSPLTGFLR; this is encoded by the coding sequence ATGGATAAACCTTTGACCATCGCGGGCCGAACCTTCGGCTCACGACTTTTGATGGGAACAGGGAAGTTTTCCTCGCCCGAGGTCATGAAAAAAGCAATAGACGCTTCGGGTGCCGAAGTGGTGACGGTTGCCTTGAGGCGGGTGGAACTGGACAATCCGCAGGACAATATTTTGAGCGCCATCGATTCCAGCCGTTTCCTTCTCCTTCCCAACACCTCAGGGGCCAGGGATGCCGACGAGGCCGTGAGGTTGGCGCGACTTGCGCGGGCGGCGGGATGTGACCCCTGGATCAAACTGGAGGTAACCCCCGATCCCCATTATCTGCTTCCTGACCCGGTGGAAACCCTCAAGGCTGCAGAAATCCTGGTGAAGGAAGGTTTCGTCGTTCTTCCCTACATCAATGCCGATCCAATACTTGCCAAACGGCTGGAAGAGGTCGGGACGGCCACCATCATGCCTCTTGGTTCCCCCATCGGTTCCAACCGAGGGATCAGAACGAGGGATTCCATTGAGATCATTATAGAAAAGGCAACGGTTCCTGTTGTGGTGGATGCCGGTCTCGGAGCCCCATCTCACGTGGCGGAAGCCATGGAAATGGGGGCGGATGCCGTGCTCGTCAATACGGCTATAGCTGTGGCGAGGGATCCGGAAAGCATGGCGCGCGCTTTCAAAAAGGGAGTCGAGGCGGGGCGTGAAGCCTACCTTGCAGGTTTGGGACGATCCGGCAGGAAGGCCGAGGCCTCCAGTCCATTGACGGGTTTCTTGAGGTGA
- a CDS encoding HesA/MoeB/ThiF family protein — protein sequence MSKAKNGLSESQREMYRRNILLKEIGEAGQLKLLQSRVLVIGAGGLGSPALFYLAACGVGEIGIVDGDRVERSNLQRQILHGHADLGKEKTLSALETLSRLRDDLRIELYPFCISEANIDTIIAPYDFVIEATDNFESKFLINDACVNQGKAFSHAGILETYGQTMTIVPGGGPCFRCVFEDVPPPDAVKAAHEAGVLGSLPGVLGTIQATEAIKYLLGRGRLLVGRMLTWDAFSMVFREVKLPGDKRCRVCEMEHQMRNSTQKGGKNDG from the coding sequence ATGTCGAAAGCAAAGAATGGATTGAGTGAGTCTCAAAGGGAGATGTACCGGCGAAATATCCTCCTGAAAGAGATTGGAGAAGCCGGGCAGCTCAAGCTCCTCCAGAGCCGGGTGCTGGTCATCGGGGCAGGGGGGCTGGGAAGTCCTGCCCTCTTTTATCTTGCAGCATGCGGTGTGGGCGAGATTGGAATTGTGGATGGCGACCGGGTGGAGCGGTCGAACCTCCAGAGGCAGATCCTGCACGGGCACGCAGATCTGGGGAAGGAAAAAACCCTGTCGGCCCTGGAGACTCTCAGCCGCCTGCGAGATGACCTGCGCATCGAACTCTACCCCTTTTGCATTTCCGAGGCGAACATCGACACAATCATTGCCCCCTACGACTTTGTCATTGAAGCTACAGACAACTTCGAATCCAAGTTTCTCATCAACGATGCCTGTGTGAATCAAGGGAAAGCATTTTCCCATGCTGGAATTCTGGAGACGTACGGACAGACCATGACCATCGTTCCCGGCGGCGGTCCCTGTTTTCGATGTGTTTTTGAAGACGTTCCACCGCCTGACGCCGTCAAGGCAGCTCATGAGGCCGGAGTATTGGGGAGCCTTCCAGGTGTGCTGGGTACGATCCAGGCGACGGAAGCCATCAAATACCTTTTGGGGCGCGGCCGTCTCCTGGTGGGCAGGATGCTCACCTGGGATGCGTTTTCCATGGTTTTTAGAGAAGTGAAACTTCCCGGGGATAAACGGTGCCGGGTATGTGAAATGGAACATCAGATGCGTAATTCAACTCAGAAAGGTGGTAAAAATGATGGATAA